A portion of the Stigmatella aurantiaca DW4/3-1 genome contains these proteins:
- a CDS encoding alpha-E domain-containing protein, with translation MIARIAEQCFWLGRYLERAESTARVLQMTGQLALDAELPPEQCWMPALAIFGERGTFAALHGEQAEADGEAVQRFLTWEEGSGSSLVNTLFAARDNARSIREVVSRECWEVTNELYLWLGGEMGKAEYTHSRYAFYLHIRRMVQLCLGLSGSTMLHDTPLDFIRLGVVLERSGQTARLLDVHHHVFTGMNPGHLVVQTALWLSLLRAGSGFEPFMKSHSGRVTGDAVAAFLLLEARFPRSVRYCLEAANRYLRLLAAPEGQGQLGQESLARLAPLLDQLRPEALVGPEANLHALLTRMVEGTSELCQLIAREYFGKAMPLGTQVMGG, from the coding sequence ATGATCGCCCGGATCGCCGAGCAGTGTTTCTGGCTGGGGCGTTACCTGGAGCGGGCCGAGAGCACCGCGCGGGTGCTCCAGATGACCGGCCAGCTCGCCCTGGACGCGGAGCTTCCCCCGGAGCAGTGCTGGATGCCGGCGCTGGCCATCTTTGGTGAGCGCGGCACCTTCGCCGCGCTGCACGGTGAGCAGGCGGAAGCCGACGGCGAGGCCGTGCAGCGCTTCCTCACCTGGGAAGAGGGCAGTGGCTCCAGCCTGGTGAACACCCTCTTCGCGGCCCGGGACAACGCGCGCTCCATCCGCGAGGTGGTGAGCCGCGAGTGCTGGGAGGTCACCAACGAGCTGTACCTCTGGCTCGGTGGGGAGATGGGCAAGGCCGAGTACACGCACTCCCGGTATGCCTTCTACCTGCACATTCGCCGCATGGTGCAGCTGTGTCTGGGGCTGTCCGGCAGCACCATGCTGCACGACACCCCCCTGGACTTCATCCGGTTGGGGGTGGTGCTGGAGCGCTCCGGGCAGACGGCGCGGCTGCTGGACGTGCACCACCACGTCTTCACCGGCATGAACCCGGGGCACCTGGTGGTGCAGACGGCCCTCTGGTTGTCGCTCCTGCGGGCGGGCTCCGGCTTCGAGCCCTTCATGAAGAGCCACTCGGGGCGTGTGACAGGAGATGCCGTGGCGGCCTTCCTTCTGCTCGAAGCCCGCTTTCCCCGCTCGGTGCGTTACTGCTTGGAGGCGGCGAACCGGTACCTGCGCCTGCTCGCCGCGCCCGAGGGCCAGGGCCAGTTGGGCCAGGAGAGCCTGGCACGGCTCGCGCCCCTGCTGGATCAGCTGCGCCCCGAGGCCCTGGTGGGGCCGGAAGCCAACTTGCATGCGCTGCTCACCCGCATGGTGGAGGGGACGTCGGAGCTGTGCCAGCTCATCGCGCGGGAGTACTTCGGCAAGGCCATGCCTCTGGGCACTCAAGTCATGGGCGGGTAG